The Mesomycoplasma ovipneumoniae genome includes a region encoding these proteins:
- a CDS encoding leucine-rich repeat protein, with amino-acid sequence MKKLRKSLFLLLISSGSLLLTSCGLTTSRIDLQNKKDENAKTQSQENNFIQKETLTAEKTGDLLDNSETQISQENNFDQKIDQKSNLVSIPKPNIKTKTVKKQILKNFNQNKNQQQQQQQKQLLSPKNDNKTEIITKKQPEVAVFANYSQKYLQLENDVKNFINTELKELKHEFFRDKLNQVIDEVEYEKIRDHNNQNESFFKNNIEKLTKIFDEVKTNYKNSTDFSQIIEPKIQDEKPKERNENSYPLGIEKYQDYQGNLNSNNSAKSFMNLIDPKDVRNFEYQGYNEQNRKKVADFTKKLIDESKAKTDQEKIKIIFDWIVKNVKYAWNLSRIPAVEPSAVLEELYAVCGGYSNLYKAMLDSIGIKNSIVIGWSKFGPHQWNLVFDTKTKEFFHSDPTWGQFRRNDAEFAKDHKTFKILDSFYSENGQTYEYNLGVSLVSANTSDAKPAFEIKNKSKVVGISNDFLKKASKLYIGPNVSRIDYQSGTFSVKSIEVDPQNPYFASKNGVLYNKNLTKLIIMPEKYDFSSFVLPKTVQEIEDYKFSLNAKNLEKITVEPGNYYFRDYGGILYNNDLSKIIFIPKNYKGKIITAKNVKLDPHTFANNQKITEIEISQGTKEIPDFTFNSLSSLLTIKIPQSLEKFSENAFVGIDLRKLKIIYPPNIDKNVANVLKKLKKM; translated from the coding sequence ATGAAAAAACTTAGAAAATCACTGTTTTTATTGTTAATAAGTTCAGGGAGTTTGCTTTTAACTTCTTGTGGACTTACTACTTCACGAATTGACTTGCAAAACAAAAAAGATGAAAATGCTAAAACTCAATCTCAAGAGAATAATTTTATTCAAAAAGAAACTCTAACAGCTGAAAAAACCGGCGATTTGCTAGATAATTCAGAAACCCAAATTAGCCAAGAAAACAATTTTGATCAAAAAATTGATCAAAAGTCAAATCTAGTTTCAATTCCAAAACCTAATATAAAAACAAAAACAGTTAAAAAACAAATTTTAAAAAATTTTAACCAAAACAAAAACCAACAGCAACAACAGCAACAAAAGCAACTTTTAAGCCCAAAAAATGATAATAAAACCGAGATTATCACTAAAAAGCAGCCAGAAGTGGCTGTTTTTGCAAATTATTCGCAAAAATATTTGCAGTTAGAAAATGATGTCAAGAATTTTATTAACACTGAATTAAAAGAGCTTAAACACGAATTTTTTAGGGACAAATTAAATCAAGTAATTGACGAAGTTGAATACGAAAAAATTCGTGACCATAATAATCAAAACGAGTCCTTTTTCAAAAATAACATCGAAAAACTAACAAAAATTTTTGATGAAGTTAAAACTAATTATAAAAATTCAACTGATTTTTCGCAAATAATCGAGCCAAAAATTCAAGATGAAAAACCAAAAGAAAGAAACGAAAATTCTTATCCTTTAGGGATTGAAAAATACCAAGATTATCAAGGTAATTTAAATTCCAATAATTCTGCCAAAAGTTTTATGAATTTAATTGACCCAAAAGATGTAAGAAATTTTGAATATCAAGGCTATAACGAACAAAATCGTAAAAAAGTTGCCGATTTTACTAAAAAATTAATCGATGAATCTAAGGCAAAAACTGATCAAGAAAAAATAAAAATTATTTTTGACTGAATAGTTAAAAATGTAAAATATGCTTGAAATCTAAGTCGAATTCCCGCGGTTGAACCTTCGGCTGTTTTAGAAGAATTATACGCTGTTTGTGGTGGTTATTCTAATTTATATAAAGCAATGCTTGATTCAATTGGTATTAAAAATTCAATTGTTATTGGTTGATCAAAATTTGGTCCACACCAGTGAAATTTAGTTTTTGATACAAAAACCAAAGAATTTTTTCACTCAGACCCAACTTGAGGACAATTCAGAAGAAATGATGCTGAATTTGCAAAAGATCATAAAACCTTTAAAATTCTTGACTCATTTTATTCAGAAAATGGCCAAACTTATGAGTATAATTTAGGTGTTTCGCTTGTTTCTGCTAATACTAGCGATGCTAAGCCTGCCTTTGAAATTAAAAATAAGTCTAAAGTAGTCGGAATTTCTAATGATTTTCTAAAAAAAGCAAGTAAATTATACATTGGTCCAAATGTTTCGCGGATCGATTATCAAAGTGGAACTTTTAGTGTTAAAAGTATTGAAGTTGATCCCCAAAACCCTTATTTTGCATCAAAAAACGGCGTTTTATATAATAAAAACTTGACAAAATTAATTATAATGCCTGAAAAATACGACTTTTCTTCATTTGTCTTGCCAAAAACAGTCCAAGAAATCGAGGATTACAAATTTTCTCTAAATGCAAAAAATTTAGAAAAAATCACTGTCGAACCAGGAAATTACTATTTTAGAGACTATGGCGGAATTTTATACAATAACGATTTAAGCAAAATTATTTTTATCCCTAAAAATTATAAAGGCAAAATTATTACTGCTAAAAATGTTAAATTAGACCCACATACATTTGCAAATAATCAAAAAATCACTGAAATTGAAATTAGTCAAGGCACAAAAGAAATTCCCGATTTTACATTTAATTCTCTAAGTTCGCTTTTAACTATTAAAATACCTCAGAGTCTTGAAAAATTTTCTGAAAATGCTTTTGTAGGAATTGATCTAAGAAAACTAAAAATAATTTACCCGCCAAACATTGACAAAAATGTTGCCAATGTTCTAAAAAAATTAAAAAAGATGTAA
- the glpO gene encoding type 2 glycerol-3-phosphate oxidase: protein METKKLQKYDVVIIGTGIIGTNIAYELSKFDLKIAILEAKKYIASETTTGNSGIIHCGFDPKPHKLKAKLNVLGHKLWIENIFPKVNFPRQQAKSIVLAFDSEEEKIIYDLYDRGIINGLSQSHLRVLSKKELETQHPLVSKQASLALECDNSWVIDPVKSSLAFLEIALKNGVDSYTNTKVVSISKNDQQLFQIETNNEENKFFETKIIINAAGHYADEIGKLAGFSEFSQKQRRGQYLILKNHPDVKDVYFLVPQKYGKGVIVAPRPDGNILVGPTAEENIDKSKVNCLDFNLVEQIQKIGHKIIPTLDYQETIFALAGSRPIEIQDSDFVIRPSYKDPNFIFAAGMQSPGLSAAPAIALEIVKLVENQINLIKK from the coding sequence ATGGAAACTAAAAAATTGCAAAAATATGATGTAGTTATTATTGGCACTGGAATAATCGGCACAAATATTGCTTATGAATTAAGTAAATTTGACTTAAAAATTGCAATACTTGAGGCAAAAAAATACATTGCATCAGAAACAACAACAGGAAATTCAGGAATAATTCACTGCGGTTTTGACCCAAAACCGCATAAATTAAAGGCAAAATTAAATGTTTTAGGACATAAATTGTGAATTGAAAACATATTTCCAAAAGTAAACTTTCCTCGTCAACAAGCAAAAAGCATTGTTCTTGCCTTTGATTCAGAAGAAGAAAAAATTATTTATGATCTTTATGATCGCGGAATTATCAACGGACTTAGTCAATCACATTTAAGAGTTTTATCAAAAAAAGAGCTAGAAACTCAACATCCTTTAGTTTCAAAACAAGCATCTTTAGCTCTTGAGTGTGATAATTCATGAGTTATTGATCCGGTCAAATCTAGTCTTGCTTTTTTAGAAATTGCCCTTAAAAATGGTGTAGATTCTTATACTAACACAAAAGTTGTTTCAATTTCAAAAAATGACCAACAGTTATTTCAAATTGAAACAAATAATGAAGAAAATAAATTTTTTGAAACTAAAATTATTATTAATGCAGCCGGTCATTATGCTGATGAAATTGGAAAATTAGCCGGATTTTCCGAATTTAGTCAAAAACAAAGAAGAGGTCAATATTTAATTCTTAAAAATCACCCTGATGTAAAAGATGTTTATTTTCTAGTGCCTCAAAAATATGGAAAAGGTGTAATTGTCGCGCCTCGTCCTGATGGTAATATTTTAGTTGGACCAACAGCCGAAGAAAATATCGATAAATCAAAGGTAAATTGTCTTGACTTCAATCTTGTTGAGCAAATTCAAAAAATTGGTCATAAAATTATTCCAACCTTAGATTATCAGGAAACAATTTTTGCACTCGCAGGCTCAAGACCAATCGAAATTCAGGATAGCGATTTTGTTATTCGGCCTTCTTATAAAGATCCCAATTTTATTTTTGCTGCAGGAATGCAGTCGCCAGGTTTATCAGCAGCCCCTGCAATAGCTTTAGAAATTGTAAAATTAGTTGAAAATCAAATAAACTTAATAAAAAAGTAA
- a CDS encoding MAG3450 family membrane protein, protein MYKKITKIPDFVFALIVIFIPISLIYIFFSPDFWQKEIISYWILAIIGILNFFVCFFASLVLTRLKVVDFSFIFYYSVILFSLTFLLLTYPLNSTRALLILRVILVLISIFLIIPSLIIKKKIANRLYKNKLKSSNK, encoded by the coding sequence ATGTATAAAAAAATAACAAAAATTCCGGATTTTGTTTTTGCATTAATTGTAATTTTTATTCCTATTAGCTTAATTTATATATTTTTTTCACCTGATTTTTGGCAAAAAGAGATAATTTCATATTGAATTTTAGCCATTATTGGGATTTTAAATTTTTTTGTCTGTTTTTTTGCCTCACTGGTTTTAACTAGACTAAAAGTGGTCGATTTTTCTTTTATTTTTTATTATAGTGTTATTTTATTTTCATTAACTTTTTTACTGCTTACCTATCCGCTTAATTCAACAAGAGCTTTGCTAATTTTACGAGTTATTTTAGTTTTAATTTCAATTTTTTTAATTATTCCGTCTTTGATAATCAAAAAGAAAATTGCTAACCGTTTATATAAAAACAAACTAAAATCATCCAATAAATAG
- the thrS gene encoding threonine--tRNA ligase, with amino-acid sequence MELKIDYELNHSTSHLLALAIKTLFPNVKLGIGPVYDDGFYYDFDLESPLSESDFGKIEKLMKKLVSKNLRIVQTEGKNLDFQSQIYKQELKSDLENKSEKVTYFSIVDQQNNILFEDLCAGRHLESLNQIKNFKLLKIAGAYWRGNSKNKQLTRIYGTSWDSKENLEKFLQILQERQERDHRRIGSKLKLFSFSHYFGLGFPVWLENGMKIHNKIRQKILEFDRNYGFREVLTPHFGHQSLYEISGHLQHYKDDMFSPIKVEDEALIPRPMTCPHHIILFSEQHFSYRNLPFRVSEQSRLYRYEKSGALSGLERVRAMDLTEGHIFVTKKQIFSEISHLFKMIQEVLDFFKIKVFYISFSKRDPQNKEKFFQDDLMWNQAENDLKQFLDQNNVKYVEKIGEAAFYGPKIDFQIKTALNKEVTISTLQLDFLLPQKFGISFTNEFNQKETPILIHRGLIGTYERFIAILLEQTKGKLPFWLSPKQIIVIPVGEKHYEYSKKIHEILFNLGYNSEIDLRSERITRKIREANLQKTAFQIIIGDEEIAKNEITYREFGSQESFKISLVDFIELLKNREKNV; translated from the coding sequence ATGGAATTAAAAATTGATTATGAACTTAATCATTCTACCTCTCATCTTTTAGCGCTTGCAATAAAAACACTTTTTCCAAATGTAAAATTAGGAATTGGTCCTGTTTATGATGATGGTTTTTATTATGATTTTGATCTAGAAAGTCCACTTTCTGAATCAGATTTTGGAAAAATTGAAAAATTAATGAAAAAATTAGTTTCAAAAAATTTAAGAATTGTTCAAACAGAAGGTAAAAATCTTGATTTTCAAAGTCAAATTTACAAACAAGAGCTAAAATCTGATCTTGAAAACAAATCTGAAAAAGTAACCTATTTTTCAATTGTTGACCAGCAAAACAATATACTTTTTGAGGATCTTTGCGCTGGAAGGCATCTTGAGAGTTTGAATCAAATAAAAAATTTTAAACTTTTAAAAATTGCAGGTGCATATTGACGTGGAAATTCAAAAAATAAGCAGCTCACTAGAATTTATGGTACAAGTTGAGATTCAAAGGAAAATCTTGAAAAATTTCTTCAAATTTTGCAAGAAAGACAAGAAAGAGATCATCGCCGAATTGGTTCAAAACTAAAACTTTTTAGTTTTAGTCATTATTTTGGACTTGGTTTCCCAGTTTGACTTGAAAATGGGATGAAAATTCATAACAAAATTAGGCAAAAAATATTAGAATTTGACCGAAATTACGGTTTTAGAGAAGTTTTAACCCCTCATTTTGGTCACCAAAGCCTTTATGAAATTTCAGGACACTTACAACATTATAAAGATGACATGTTTTCGCCAATTAAAGTTGAAGATGAAGCGCTTATTCCACGACCAATGACTTGTCCACACCATATAATTTTATTTTCTGAGCAACATTTTAGTTATCGCAATTTGCCTTTTAGAGTTTCAGAGCAATCTAGATTATATCGTTATGAAAAATCAGGTGCACTTTCAGGTTTAGAACGAGTTCGAGCAATGGATTTAACTGAAGGTCATATTTTTGTCACAAAAAAGCAAATTTTTAGCGAAATTAGCCACCTTTTTAAGATGATTCAAGAAGTGCTTGATTTTTTTAAAATAAAAGTTTTTTATATTTCTTTTTCAAAAAGAGACCCACAAAACAAAGAAAAATTTTTTCAAGATGATTTAATGTGGAATCAAGCCGAGAATGATTTAAAGCAATTTCTTGATCAAAACAACGTAAAATACGTTGAAAAAATCGGTGAAGCTGCTTTTTATGGTCCAAAAATCGACTTTCAAATTAAGACAGCACTAAATAAAGAAGTTACAATTTCGACTTTGCAGCTAGATTTTCTTTTGCCACAAAAATTTGGAATTAGTTTTACTAACGAATTTAATCAAAAAGAAACTCCAATATTGATTCACCGTGGTTTGATTGGAACTTATGAGCGATTTATTGCAATTTTATTAGAACAAACTAAAGGAAAATTACCATTTTGACTATCACCAAAGCAAATTATCGTAATTCCCGTTGGTGAAAAACATTATGAATATAGTAAAAAAATCCACGAAATACTATTTAATTTAGGGTATAATTCTGAAATTGATTTAAGATCTGAACGAATTACACGTAAAATTCGTGAAGCTAATTTACAAAAAACTGCTTTTCAGATAATTATAGGTGATGAAGAAATAGCAAAAAACGAAATTACTTATCGCGAATTTGGTTCACAAGAATCTTTTAAAATTTCATTAGTTGACTTTATTGAATTGCTAAAAAACCGCGAAAAAAATGTATAA
- the trpS gene encoding tryptophan--tRNA ligase, whose translation MKKRLVSGITATGNLTIGNFLGSIKPSLSFQDQYENFIFVADLHALTLPIDPEKLTQNRASIFAFYLACGFDPEKTVLFFQSDVSAHSELFWLLQSQTTIGELSRMTQFKDKSRQKQENNTEKVPTGLLTYPILMASDILLYNPEFVTVGADQLQHLELTRKIAHRFNKIYKTNFVIPKAIISQNAQKIMSLTDPTKKMSKSTSQKNSAIFLSDSPQEAYNKIQKAKTDSENKIYFSQEKPGINNLLNIFMGFTDKTQEETLNFFQDQSYKFLKETVGTIVANFLEDLQKKHQKMLQFVDDFAKKGAIKANQIANSNLKTIKQKMGL comes from the coding sequence ATGAAAAAAAGATTAGTAAGTGGAATAACTGCAACTGGAAACTTGACGATTGGTAATTTTCTCGGTTCGATAAAACCGAGTCTTTCGTTTCAAGATCAGTACGAAAATTTTATCTTTGTCGCCGATCTTCATGCCCTTACTTTGCCAATCGACCCAGAAAAATTAACCCAAAACCGGGCTAGTATTTTTGCATTTTATCTTGCATGTGGTTTTGATCCTGAAAAAACCGTGTTATTTTTTCAATCTGATGTTAGTGCTCACAGTGAACTTTTTTGACTTTTACAATCCCAAACAACAATTGGCGAACTCTCAAGAATGACGCAATTTAAAGATAAATCTCGCCAAAAACAGGAAAATAATACCGAAAAAGTGCCAACAGGTTTGCTAACTTATCCAATTTTAATGGCTTCAGATATTCTTTTATATAATCCTGAATTTGTAACCGTTGGCGCTGATCAATTACAGCATTTAGAACTTACACGAAAAATTGCTCACCGTTTTAACAAAATTTATAAAACAAATTTTGTCATTCCTAAGGCAATAATTTCTCAAAATGCGCAAAAAATAATGTCACTTACTGATCCGACCAAAAAAATGTCTAAATCAACAAGCCAAAAAAACTCGGCAATTTTTTTAAGCGATTCGCCTCAAGAAGCCTATAATAAAATTCAAAAAGCAAAAACTGATTCTGAAAATAAAATTTATTTTAGTCAGGAAAAGCCTGGGATCAATAATCTTTTGAATATTTTTATGGGTTTTACTGATAAAACTCAAGAAGAAACCCTTAATTTTTTTCAAGATCAATCCTATAAGTTTTTAAAGGAAACAGTTGGAACAATTGTTGCTAATTTTCTCGAAGATTTACAAAAAAAACACCAAAAAATGTTACAATTTGTTGATGATTTTGCAAAAAAAGGGGCAATAAAAGCAAATCAAATAGCAAATTCAAATTTAAAAACAATAAAACAAAAAATGGGGCTTTAA
- a CDS encoding PTS transporter subunit EIIB — MKLISKIIYFLLQIFSFGLFAKRIKEKHNKTKSEITFDDKIGFKVDDLVKFLGGTKNIDSCDFTVSRLKIKLKSTEGINVEEIGKLKGISGVVVGLNEINLIVGNKSKAIWKAINNFE, encoded by the coding sequence ATGAAGCTAATTTCCAAAATCATTTATTTTCTTTTGCAAATTTTTAGCTTTGGTTTGTTTGCTAAACGTATTAAAGAAAAACATAATAAAACAAAGTCTGAAATCACCTTTGATGACAAAATCGGTTTCAAAGTTGATGATCTAGTTAAATTTTTAGGCGGGACTAAAAATATTGACTCATGTGATTTTACAGTTTCTAGATTAAAAATTAAATTAAAATCAACTGAAGGCATCAATGTTGAAGAAATTGGAAAATTAAAAGGGATTTCAGGCGTTGTTGTTGGTTTAAACGAGATTAATTTAATAGTTGGTAATAAATCTAAGGCTATTTGAAAAGCTATAAATAATTTTGAATAA
- a CDS encoding DEAD/DEAH box helicase translates to MQKFGTHTRETQNSTGTNQNLSYERLLANLITIERADSALFTRIDNENYIDLFSALKTSDLRKLISSPISSVSLTTSEFDDFIEKIESINDKDELIEYLKNSDYKLNPLAQRALNSDFQSAKKDILNKISYKKQTSLAKWKRLIKKAYDILRDRNVWPLHIGFCYISLSIEDRSFFGPLFVKECEVTIVNSVPRLNADGHIKLNNKLLAFLKKLDIDFNFDFDFSEFSIEEVIENVKKFYNDKFEIPNIEGKIAKDVSTPEDTIHFHPGVVLGFFNIGGSHQRQIMEKMIKTGEIHNLIDVDINKTTYRNNVEKSIFSPKFTGFFKIQPTNFTQDCAHISAILQNTIIWGPPGTGKSQTIANIISNVIALNRTALVSSQKKIALVVLRKRLKMMSFFCLFVINEKLENYKDFYKPIEEYIENIENFNMESKLKEIKVFSDDDRQYLELLDKIFPKIETLTNTLDAYKTIEKANNFFALNIAETLFKLNKSININPKRSPHSRNSLKLHIIESKLKRKLKLYEKAMHMASNELRQDIDLILENLANYDDNLENIYNKISKLEISNFENLEKFLNFVKKPKVEVLDDKALFIHHAKKVFEVLAKLNNDPEFQQLYTRFRLSVKQKKKMSPYKFLLKHAEIIKILFPVIITTPDIELVMFEKRYFDYIIIDEASQMFLEEALPLLFYGKIKVLVGDHQQMQPIRWFASKMNDESEDDAFANIESILEYAHSKGVFNIMLDKNYRSHHASLMSFNSRHFYDSELKIANNHNFEGNDVIEVHNVNGQWDGQQNIVEAKAVVDIAQKNINKFSTMIILAFNKNQQNAIEKIIFESYPEIEKLIYTDKIIVNSLENIQGDEADLVIVSVAYDQSAKFGSTYIARKGGKNALNVATSRARQKMIICKSINADEIQNTSNSDDLEIFKSWINFLDLDVQSQINYSRKNKVQLSLSELKNVAKSSFFADFQQEFAEEFLALFPNLELKTNYVVGTEQIDVAIFDQGKFLLGIYLDSLEYRKPKEYIEYFDAIKFIQQKKYPIIIINFVEWKLNRNKVTEKLKKEIINLKEDDLV, encoded by the coding sequence ATGCAAAAATTTGGAACCCATACCCGTGAAACCCAAAATTCAACTGGTACAAATCAAAATTTAAGCTACGAGCGTTTACTAGCAAATTTAATCACAATTGAACGTGCAGATTCAGCACTTTTTACAAGAATCGACAACGAAAATTATATAGATTTATTTTCTGCCCTAAAAACTAGCGATCTTAGAAAATTAATCTCTTCGCCAATTTCTTCTGTGTCATTAACAACAAGTGAATTTGATGATTTTATTGAAAAAATAGAATCAATAAATGACAAAGATGAATTAATTGAATACTTAAAAAATTCAGACTACAAACTAAACCCGCTTGCCCAAAGAGCGCTTAATTCTGATTTTCAGTCAGCAAAAAAAGACATATTAAACAAAATATCATATAAAAAACAAACAAGTCTAGCAAAATGAAAACGTTTGATCAAAAAAGCTTATGATATTCTTAGAGATCGAAATGTTTGGCCTTTGCACATTGGATTTTGCTATATTTCTTTGTCAATTGAAGATAGAAGTTTTTTTGGACCTTTATTTGTTAAAGAATGTGAAGTTACTATTGTAAATTCAGTGCCAAGACTTAATGCTGATGGACATATAAAACTAAATAATAAACTTCTTGCATTTTTAAAGAAACTTGACATTGATTTTAACTTTGATTTTGATTTTTCAGAATTTTCAATTGAAGAAGTAATTGAAAATGTTAAAAAATTCTATAATGATAAGTTTGAAATTCCTAACATTGAAGGAAAAATTGCAAAAGATGTTTCAACTCCAGAAGATACAATACATTTTCACCCCGGAGTTGTTCTAGGATTTTTCAACATTGGCGGATCACATCAGCGTCAAATCATGGAAAAAATGATCAAAACTGGTGAAATTCACAACTTAATTGATGTTGATATTAACAAAACCACATATAGAAACAATGTTGAAAAATCAATTTTTTCACCGAAATTTACAGGATTTTTTAAAATTCAGCCTACCAATTTTACCCAAGATTGTGCTCATATTTCGGCAATTTTGCAAAACACAATTATCTGAGGTCCTCCTGGAACTGGAAAATCTCAGACAATTGCAAACATTATTTCCAATGTTATTGCCCTAAATCGAACCGCACTTGTTAGCTCGCAGAAAAAAATTGCCCTTGTTGTTTTAAGAAAAAGACTAAAAATGATGTCATTTTTCTGTCTTTTTGTCATTAATGAAAAATTGGAAAATTATAAAGATTTTTACAAGCCAATTGAAGAATATATTGAAAATATTGAAAATTTCAATATGGAATCAAAGCTTAAAGAAATTAAAGTTTTTTCCGATGATGATCGCCAATATTTAGAACTTTTAGATAAAATTTTCCCTAAAATTGAAACTTTAACAAATACACTTGATGCCTATAAAACAATTGAAAAAGCAAATAATTTTTTTGCACTAAATATTGCTGAAACTCTTTTTAAACTAAATAAATCGATTAATATCAATCCAAAAAGATCACCACATTCAAGAAATAGTCTAAAATTACATATTATTGAGAGCAAACTCAAACGTAAATTAAAACTTTATGAAAAAGCAATGCATATGGCTTCTAATGAACTTCGCCAAGACATTGACTTAATTCTTGAAAACCTAGCTAATTATGATGACAATTTGGAAAACATCTATAACAAAATTTCAAAATTAGAAATTTCTAATTTTGAAAATCTCGAAAAGTTTCTCAATTTTGTTAAAAAACCAAAAGTTGAAGTTCTTGATGATAAAGCTTTATTTATTCACCATGCAAAAAAAGTCTTTGAAGTTTTAGCAAAATTAAATAATGACCCTGAATTTCAACAACTATATACTCGCTTCAGACTTAGTGTTAAACAAAAAAAGAAAATGTCACCTTACAAGTTTTTACTAAAACATGCCGAAATTATTAAGATTTTGTTCCCAGTTATTATTACAACTCCTGACATTGAACTTGTAATGTTTGAAAAACGTTATTTTGATTACATTATTATTGACGAAGCTTCACAAATGTTTTTAGAAGAAGCACTCCCACTTTTATTTTACGGAAAAATTAAAGTTCTTGTTGGTGACCACCAACAAATGCAACCAATTCGTTGGTTTGCTTCAAAAATGAATGATGAATCAGAAGATGATGCCTTTGCAAATATTGAATCAATTCTCGAATATGCCCATTCCAAAGGTGTTTTTAACATTATGTTAGACAAAAATTACCGTTCACATCATGCCTCATTGATGTCTTTTAACTCGCGTCATTTTTATGATTCAGAGCTTAAAATTGCCAATAATCATAATTTTGAAGGCAATGATGTAATTGAAGTTCATAATGTTAATGGTCAGTGAGACGGTCAGCAAAATATTGTTGAGGCAAAAGCAGTTGTTGATATAGCCCAAAAAAATATCAACAAGTTTTCGACAATGATAATTTTGGCTTTTAATAAAAATCAGCAAAATGCAATTGAAAAAATAATTTTTGAATCCTATCCAGAAATTGAAAAATTAATCTATACTGATAAAATTATTGTAAATAGTCTTGAAAATATTCAAGGAGATGAGGCTGATTTAGTAATTGTCTCAGTTGCCTACGATCAAAGTGCAAAATTTGGTTCAACTTATATAGCACGAAAAGGTGGAAAAAACGCCCTAAATGTTGCTACCTCTCGTGCACGTCAAAAAATGATAATTTGCAAGTCAATAAATGCTGATGAAATTCAAAATACTTCTAACTCTGATGATCTTGAGATTTTTAAATCTTGAATTAATTTCTTGGATCTTGATGTTCAATCACAAATAAATTATTCACGTAAAAATAAAGTACAACTTTCACTTTCAGAGTTAAAAAATGTTGCAAAATCAAGCTTTTTTGCTGACTTTCAGCAAGAATTTGCCGAAGAATTTTTAGCACTTTTCCCAAATTTAGAGCTAAAAACCAACTATGTTGTCGGAACCGAGCAAATTGATGTTGCTATTTTTGATCAAGGCAAATTTTTACTTGGAATTTATTTAGATTCACTTGAATATCGCAAACCTAAAGAGTATATTGAATATTTTGATGCAATCAAATTCATTCAACAAAAAAAATATCCAATTATCATTATTAATTTTGTTGAATGAAAACTCAATAGAAATAAAGTAACCGAAAAACTCAAAAAAGAAATTATCAATTTGAAGGAAGATGATCTTGTTTAA
- a CDS encoding ribonuclease HIII — MILFKPELYQVDDLVIGCDEVGVGEYFTNLTVCCAVFRQSEIEGQLIEKIVDSKLLNEKKISELFEILDQKITYKFISLEMKDYNDLIQKGLNSHEIKAFLYFKVLRELTLIFKDVPIDKIFIDGFVSAQKFSQYFAKISKFFNIEPWNFEKYPLILEKKADTKIKQVGAASIIAKHALSQKFNKRQEKWKAIFPAGSNQIEKIVNFCLGQIQKYGTIFLEENVKLHFSITDKVYTKLKEKNGKNS; from the coding sequence ATGATCTTGTTTAAACCGGAATTATATCAGGTTGATGATTTAGTAATTGGCTGTGATGAGGTTGGTGTTGGCGAGTATTTTACAAATTTAACTGTTTGCTGCGCTGTTTTTCGCCAGTCAGAAATTGAAGGGCAACTTATTGAAAAAATTGTTGACTCAAAACTTTTAAATGAAAAAAAGATTAGTGAACTTTTTGAAATTTTAGACCAAAAAATTACTTATAAATTTATCTCTTTAGAGATGAAAGACTATAATGATCTAATCCAAAAAGGGCTAAACTCGCATGAAATCAAAGCTTTTTTATATTTTAAAGTGCTCAGAGAACTGACTTTAATTTTTAAAGATGTTCCAATTGATAAAATTTTCATTGATGGTTTTGTCTCGGCGCAAAAATTTAGTCAATATTTTGCTAAAATAAGTAAATTTTTCAACATTGAGCCATGAAATTTTGAAAAATACCCCTTAATTTTGGAGAAAAAAGCCGACACAAAAATTAAACAAGTCGGAGCTGCTTCAATAATTGCAAAACATGCCCTGAGTCAAAAATTCAACAAACGGCAAGAAAAATGAAAAGCAATTTTTCCAGCTGGTTCAAATCAAATTGAAAAAATTGTTAATTTTTGCCTGGGACAAATTCAGAAATACGGGACAATTTTCCTTGAAGAAAATGTAAAATTACATTTTAGCATTACTGATAAAGTCTATACGAAACTAAAGGAAAAAAATGGAAAAAATAGCTAA